The sequence GGGATGGGAACAAAATTCTCTGTTGAACACTGCTTAAAATAATTGATGATGGAAATAACTTAAAACAGATCTATAGAATTCCTTGCCTATCAGCTtcaatccagtttggtgtagtggttaagagtggcgggactaatctggagaactgggtttgattccccactcctccacttgaagctactTAGgggaccttgtgtcagtcacagcttttccagtgctctctcagccccacccacctcacagggcaattgttgtggggataataacatacattggctgaatccacacttaccagcatagcgctaaacagtcagaacgatagcgtcttcctgacgctttttctgatgtcatcacgccatgagagcggcatcgtggtatgatgacatcataaaacgcgccaggaagacgctatcattccgactgtttagcactatgccagtaAGTGTAGATTCAGccattgtaaaccattctgagtgggtattaagttgtcctgcagggcgatatataaatcagatattgttattgttattgttagtaTAAACTTGACGTTCCCACAGGGAATGTCTGCCATCTTTCCAAGGTAGTAGCCACATTTACAAGAAGTTAATGAAAAACACTGTCTTCATAATCAATAGAAAATAGAAAGATTGTTATTGTACTGTATTAATTaccgattttttaaaaagtcctcatAAAATGGTCCTGTGGTGtagcagttttaaaaaaagggtgtgtggggtgtgtggtgAATGGCAACTATGTGggtagagccctgacctggatagcccagacaagctaAGGAGGGTctggcttggttagtaattgtatgggagacttccaaataaaaccagggttgcactagtaccaatatgtggatgagaCTGTTGGAGGGCAGGAAAATGTGCTTCATTTCTTCCAAATAGCATGGCAGTGCTCTTGGGCTGAGCTCCTTCCCATAAGATTGGAGCAAAGTGGGTTTGGCAAATAGTGTATTGAGGGCAGGAATAACCCATAAAGAAGACTATTACAGCAAAAGATCCATTAAAAGGGCTTCAGTTGGGAAGCCTTGGTGAAAGCAAAGTCTGAGCTGTTTCTTGTTAACAAAGTATTCTGTAGAATGGTGATATCAGACCCTTTACTGCTTACAGATGTAAAAGTATAGAAGAGGGAAACACTGGGCACttagcctcccccgcccccaggtcTTTCTGGATGGCTCTTTGCAATACCCAGTTTCCTTTCCTCACATCTTTTTGTCTAGAGGTCTTGTCATCTACTTATGAGGCTCATTATGAATACATGAATAAGTTGGTATAcaggaggagaaatggagaatCACAAAACTCGAATTGGTTCCTGCTTGTTTTGTCACAACATAGATTTTGAAGAAGTGTAAATGAAAAGACTTACTCCGTCCACCTGGAGAATAATACTCAGCTGTCTTCTGGGCATTGCCCGCATCATAGACTACAGGCACTGCTGGGCCATTGTCAGCTAGGCATTTGCCAATTCCATATTTCACTGGGTATTTCTGAAAGGAGAAGCCAACTGGTTACTGCTTTCCATTTATGGGCCAACTTCCTTTGCTAGGAGGGCATGTTAATATATTGTGATATCTCTGTTACCCTTTATGTACAAAATATTCAAGTTGAGCAAATATTTGTTGAATGTAAGTCCCTGTGATCTGAGATCCATAAGCCCCAGGAGTGCTTGCCTTAACTCCCATCTTCCTGAACTCCAAATGCTGAATCATGAGACAGAAACTCTGAGTCTCCAAGCAACCATCATTACCTGGTAAAGCCGGAGAAGGTTACCTCCTTCTGCAGCCAAGAACCCAGTTTCAGTGCGGTACCTCAGGAGGGAGGTGTCCCGCCATTCTTTCATTGGGGTTTTGTTGGGAACGTGCCATATAGCCAGATCTTTTGCTGCCAGGTCGTAATAGCCAGGGTTCTGGAaagcaaggaaggagagagggatttttttaaaaccatgaaGGTATTGAAGGTCAAATGGTAAGCAGACATTTGTTAAAGGAAAGTGTATCACTAGATCTAAATTCAGAAAAGAATGTTATAGCAAAGGGGAAGAACCATTATTGATCATGATACTTGAGAATAATCTGAAGCTGCTTTATGCTGTCAGACCATCAGCCTGTCTAACTAACCCAAGGAGGAAACCCCCAGGGAGACCAAAAACAGCCCAATAATTGCTAaattggattattattattattatcatcaaagtgcaagtgctcaagtgTGAAATggtacagtaataataataataataatccaattTAGCACTTATTGGATTGTTTTTGGTCTCCCTGGGGGTTTCTTCCTTGGGTTAGTTGGTTTCTACTCCGGAGACTTCCCCTTGTGTTGGTTAACATCAGTCTATCTAGCCAAGCACTGTATATTCCGGCACTGCTGGAGGGACACTTATCAGTTTCATGCAGGGCTTCCCCCCAGTCCCCTAACCTGTGGTTATTTAATTGGATATGCTGGGGGTTGAACTTGGAACCTTATTCATACAATTCCAGTGCTTGATTGCTATCCcctgaatatatgaagctgccatcAGCTGAGTCGTTTGGTCTGTTCAGATGGCTATCAGTTTCTTAAGATCAAAGAATACAATTGCCAAGTAAGATCTCGGAATAGGATCCCAGTTCTGCTGCTGGAATtcttttaaactagagatggcaggggctgaacctgggatATTCTGCGTGCAAAGCAAGTGCTGGCCCACTTGGCCTTCTCttgagcagggccggatctaagGTTGCTCACACTTGGGTCAACCCAAGCCCAACACActcctggcactgcatgatgatgtcactttcatgacATCATCACCCGGGGTTCCCCAGAAAGCATGCCGCCCACACTgctgctggagggaagggagcacaCGGCAAGCTGGTCACCCTGGCACATggcgcgccacagagctggcggcggcTGCGCTGGTGGCAGCTGCTCAGGCAGCtgaatggagggctggaaggctttACGTGTGCAGAGAAAGAGGTGACCTGGAAAATATATTGTATCTATGGTTCCCGCTATTTCAGTCCTCAGATCTTCTAGGCAATATTCCTCACCTTGTAATCATCACTGGTTGAGGCCACAGCTGACCCAAACGTGGAGTTATTGGACCAGTTTCCATCTCCTTCTGGGTAGTTGGGGTCGTTCCCTTGTTGGCTGGACCAACGATCCCCCACAGTGCACTTCCCATACATGTTGTTCTCATGGACACTGGCTACCAGAGTCCAACCTCCTCCATTGGTGGTCATGTCACAGAAGGTTTGGTAGACCTCACCATCTCCCGTCTGCAGGAAATACAGCCCATCTGCACAGGCCCAGAAGGTGGTGTTGTGAGttaagagaaagaattaagacaATGTGATCTTTTGTTATTCAATGCTTTTGTTATCGATTAATGTTATTATTTCAGAGACCTAAAATGGGATTTTAATGTAAATTGCATTAAAATTTGTCTGATGAGCAGAGACCATATCTCACCTGAGGCCTCTTGTTGGGACTCCTTGATTTGTTTGCAGCTTTGAGGCAGTTTCTTCTGTGGAGAGTTTGGAAGACAGGAAGACCCTTCCCATTTCGCTAGAAGGTTGAGGATGTCCTGCTTCAGTGAATTCATGCAGCTGTCACTGCCTATATACACAACCAAAGTTAAATTTAGTGGGGAGGGATTCTAGAACCATAACCTTTTAGGATAACTGGAACAGCAAATCCTGTTCCCATCACCAAAATGAAG is a genomic window of Eublepharis macularius isolate TG4126 chromosome 1, MPM_Emac_v1.0, whole genome shotgun sequence containing:
- the LOC129325341 gene encoding intelectin-1-like; this translates as MRQLAVLLLLSAFASKAELCSSDSCMNSLKQDILNLLAKWEGSSCLPNSPQKKLPQSCKQIKESQQEASDGLYFLQTGDGEVYQTFCDMTTNGGGWTLVASVHENNMYGKCTVGDRWSSQQGNDPNYPEGDGNWSNNSTFGSAVASTSDDYKNPGYYDLAAKDLAIWHVPNKTPMKEWRDTSLLRYRTETGFLAAEGGNLLRLYQKYPVKYGIGKCLADNGPAVPVVYDAGNAQKTAEYYSPGGRTEFVAGFIQFRVFNREKAAMALCAGVKVTGCNTEHSCIGGGGYFAEGTPRQCGDFTSFDWTGYGTHRDWSASKEITESAVLIFYR